One bacterium genomic window carries:
- a CDS encoding GumC family protein: MIHYTSSINYIEILYKRKWMIILIFLFTIIMVIIGNNLQRPTYLSIVKVLIEGPKGVEVPFSEELSEVSLARGSDVLKTQSEIIKSNPIIEETVRRLNLDKRRITPTFSEKCINSIKSSIKKIIPGHLLPEKDRGEGLSHFRIVVNKVKESVQIVPIKTTDIIMVGVTDHNAKMSAKIANTIVQVYIDQSLDIKSSEARNAYYFITEQLKTMESKLKKYEDNLKQFKEQEGIMSLPTEVQSKVASIANFEAEYYKLQANKKELNENYRNLKEKFKLQDEKIISSTTISENPIVKDLKAELTSLEIKLPTLLKKYGKTHPKVREVESEIKEVTARIKSEVEKVISQEVSTLNPIHENIKEKIIMFETEINALESKGNALITTINEYKSKLEGLAEKEMVLAMLTREVESTEKMYNILLEKQQESMISEAIKIGNIRIIEPALVPLLPIKPTKTRNLLIGALCSIMVGITLAFILEYINHSFKTPEDAEGYLKLPVLGLIPMKK; this comes from the coding sequence TTATATAAAAGGAAATGGATGATAATTCTTATCTTCCTATTCACCATCATTATGGTCATTATTGGAAATAATCTTCAAAGACCAACCTATCTGTCAATCGTAAAGGTTTTAATAGAAGGACCTAAAGGTGTGGAAGTTCCATTTTCCGAAGAGTTGAGTGAAGTATCACTTGCACGAGGAAGTGATGTCCTGAAGACACAAAGTGAAATAATAAAAAGTAATCCGATAATTGAGGAAACAGTTAGAAGATTAAATTTGGATAAAAGAAGAATAACCCCCACCTTTAGTGAAAAATGTATCAATTCTATCAAATCTTCTATCAAAAAGATAATTCCAGGACATCTTTTACCTGAAAAAGATAGAGGAGAAGGACTTTCGCATTTTCGAATAGTTGTAAATAAGGTAAAAGAGAGTGTTCAAATTGTTCCTATTAAAACGACAGATATTATCATGGTCGGAGTTACAGACCATAATGCTAAGATGTCCGCAAAAATTGCCAATACCATAGTTCAGGTTTATATCGACCAATCACTTGATATTAAAAGTAGTGAAGCCAGAAACGCGTATTATTTCATTACAGAACAATTAAAAACTATGGAATCTAAATTAAAAAAGTATGAAGATAACCTTAAGCAATTTAAAGAGCAGGAAGGAATTATGTCACTACCTACTGAGGTGCAAAGTAAAGTAGCAAGCATCGCAAATTTTGAGGCAGAGTATTATAAATTACAGGCAAATAAAAAGGAATTAAATGAAAATTACAGGAATTTAAAAGAGAAATTTAAACTTCAGGATGAAAAAATAATCTCCTCGACAACTATTAGTGAAAATCCTATCGTTAAAGACCTCAAGGCAGAATTGACATCTTTAGAGATTAAGTTACCAACTTTATTAAAAAAATATGGTAAAACCCATCCAAAGGTTAGAGAAGTAGAATCTGAGATTAAGGAGGTTACCGCAAGAATAAAGAGTGAAGTAGAAAAGGTTATTAGTCAGGAGGTTTCAACATTAAATCCTATTCATGAAAATATAAAAGAAAAAATAATAATGTTTGAAACTGAGATAAATGCTTTAGAGTCAAAAGGAAACGCATTAATTACAACCATCAATGAATATAAATCAAAACTTGAGGGTTTAGCAGAAAAGGAGATGGTCTTAGCCATGCTTACCCGTGAAGTGGAATCCACTGAAAAGATGTATAATATCCTTCTAGAAAAGCAACAAGAATCTATGATTTCTGAGGCAATAAAGATTGGAAATATCAGGATTATAGAACCTGCATTGGTCCCATTACTACCAATAAAGCCAACCAAAACACGAAATTTACTTATTGGTGCTCTATGCTCAATTATGGTAGGAATTACATTAGCCTTTATACTTGAATACATTAACCATTCTTTTAAAACACCTGAAGATGCAGAAGGGTATTTAAAATTACCTGTATTAGGACTAATCCCGATGAAAAAGTAA